In the Diospyros lotus cultivar Yz01 chromosome 13, ASM1463336v1, whole genome shotgun sequence genome, aaaatgatTTTGGCATACCTGACCCTAGCATCATGCACCTAACTTTATCTAACAAagtcctattcattctttcggtcactccattttgttgtggagtgtaggGTACAGTCCTATGTCTGGTTATGCCACTTTCAGtacataaattttcaaaatcagaaTTACAGAATTCTAGGCCATTATCGGTTCTTAAATATTTCAGCTTTCTCCctgtttgattttcaaattgtattttccatcttttaaattttgaaaatatatctgacttttcttttaaaagatataCCCATACACGCCTAGAGAAGTCATCAATTATAGATAGGAAATATCTATTTCCTCCAAAAGTAGGATTAGACCCTGGTCCCCACAAATCTGCATGAACATACTCTAGGATTCTAGACGTTTTATGATTGCTAGAGGAGAAGGAGAGTCTATGGTGTTTACCTAGGACACAAAAGTCACAGAATGGCAGGTCTGACACTTGATCCTTACCAAAAACACCCTTATCACTCAGATATTTGAGACCCTTTAAGCTAATGTGTGCTAACCTATTGTGCCATTTTTGTGTGTGATCCGTGTTAAGAGAGGCAACAGTGGGAGTTGTATTACTTAACACTTGTACATTAGttaaataaattccatttttccttACAGCTTTAAAAGCCCTAAGTGCACCCTTAAACATTTGGATCATCCCATTTTTAATCTCACCTGtgaaccccaatttttctaGTTCCCCAACAGAGATTAAATTTCTACTCATTTGAGGGATATATCTAACTCCAGTTAATACTAGCACATAgccattttcaaatttaacaGTTATATCTCCTACACCAGCTACTTTGTATGCCACATTATCACAAGTAACAACATGCCCATTATCAGAATCATGTAAATGTGCAAACCAGTGTTTTCGAGATGTAACATGAAATGAAGCACCAGAGTCTACAATCCATTCATGCAAATAGGTGTTCACAGACAAATTAATTTCAGATGAATCAGAGTTTACTAACATATAAACCTCACCAGACTCACCTTCAGAAGACACTACATTTGCCTCATtattttccttctccttttgtttattcttttctATATAACAATCTTTTATATAGTGCCCAGGCTTTCCACAGCCAtaacattttctcccttttatttttccttgggACTTAGACCTACTTCTACCCTTTTGCTTGCcattcttctcattcttctcagAATTCCTAAACTGTGATCTACCCCTACCTCTTACCATATGAACTTCaccatttcttttctcattttttagttCCATTTCTCTACTTCTAAGAGAATCAATAACAATTTCAGGTGACAATGTATCTCTACCATATTTTATTGCACTTTTAACTTCTCTATAGGTTTCAGGTAtggaattcaataaaataacaGCTTTGTACTCTTCAGACactgtttcaccacaatttgttatatcttgAACCAATTTATTGAAACCATCTAGATTTTCATCTAAGTCCTTAGAGGGTTCAATTTTGAAACTAAAAAATCGTTCAAGTAAGTAGAGTTTGTTAGGAGTAGACTTCACAAGGTATAGAGACTCAAGCTTTTCCCACAATTCTTTAGTTGTGTTTAATCTCCCTACCTTTCTCAAAACAGAATCTGAGAGATGTAAAATTATGGAAGTGTATGCTAATTCATCCATTTCCTTTTGTTCTTCAGTTATATCAGAAATTTCAGTTTCGGTTCCTTCTTTAGATGTACTAGGTTTAGCAAAACCGATTATAGCTTTTGAAACCTTCTGTTGTACTAAAATTCctctcattttttgttgccatatTGAAAAATCACCTTTACCATTAAAAACACCTAGTTCAAAATGTTGTGTTGCCATTAGATGCACAAAGCAAAATGCAACAGATAGATTTTTCAGAATGCAATTAGCAACTAAACAGTTAGGAAATAACAATTACACAATTCCAAAATCAGCAAGTTCACAAAGAAATCAGCAAAGTAGATAATCCTAATATATCTATTAGCACGTAATGGTTACCACCACAGGGTAACCCCCAATCCTAATGACCACCCCCACACGATGGCCTGCTACTTGCTGAAACAAAATTAGGGTTAGAAGAGTCTTACCAAACTGACTGGATTAACAGTCAGTAAATTAAGAGAGACAAACCACTGAGGTTGGGCTGATAGTCGAAAAGCCTCGCACGGCCGTTGGTGCTGCCACGCACCGTCGCCGGAGCTGCACGCGCCGTCAGCCGCCGGTTGGCCCGAGCTACACAAGCCGGTCGCCGAGACTCACCTCAACGTCGGGAAGCCGACTAAGGGTCTCACGCGCCTTAGAACAACCGGAGTGGAGAGATCGAGTAGGATTTTCGAATCAGGTTAGGGTTTCGTGAACCTTCCCCAGACTCGAACGCAACTAAGAGATCGATGATCTCTTAGTCTCCAAActcggctctgataccagtttgtTGGGAAAATAATCTCGTACAAAGCCAAAACACTTTCTGTTAGTAGCGAACAAATCAAATCACAAGTGATAGCAACAAACACAAGAACAGAAAGTTAAACTTCCCTTTTAAAATACCAATGAAGGTTACAGCttattcaaggctcagatctgtaTATCATCACCTACAGCGAACCAACGAGAAGCTCTCCCAAACCGAAGTCCAATCGGCCCAGCTCGGTACCAGCACACAGCAAGAAGATCACACAGAAATGGTTCACACAGAGACCCAACGAGTTCAACTaggtttctcttctctttcacaCACTCATCCCATCGAACCCACATAGGTTTTATAGCCATCAAGAGATAAATCGAAACCAGTAAAAAATCCGTCAAAGAAGGATAAAGGAACCAGGCTTTCGGAGAAGATAGAAATGGCGAGATAGGAGGAGAGGATAAGCTAGGGTTTTGGACGGAGTCGCAAACGGCCAGAGAAGAAGTAGGTCACAAAACGAGAAACAACTATTATATACCTGGGAGAGGGCTGGCCGAGCTAGGCTTCAATTTGGGCCTAAGCTGCTGGGCCAAAATTGGCCCTACCTCCTCAAAGGCCCTTTGGGCTTGCTTCTCTATTTGGTGACCTGCACATTGGGTTGAATCCACACAAAAGTGGCCCACATGATCATCATAGCCTTGGGATGTTTGGTATCACAAACAACAGAGTcatttaaaatactaaatttaattttttatttttaaatttataaatctattatGATTACACCTTTGCACGGGTTTAACACTAATTTAAATAGCAAATTGGTATAAAACCCAGCCCGAGGAAATGAAGCCCATAACAGCGTCCATCATATATTCATTTCAGGCTCGATGATTACTTCCCCTCCGCCACTTTTAAACTTCCCGCCTTCTCTTACTGAAGTGGGAATAATAGAAAGTGCGCGTTGctacgtctctctctctctctctgagctAAAGCCGTATTCTTCGCACAAAAGAAGCCCTAATCTAATCTAAGCTGAAAATTCGACCATCACCGGAGAATGTCGACGTGGCAGATATTCTCCGACGCCGACAACAACTTCCGATGGGAGGCCTCCGATCAACGTTTCAACATGGAGCCGAAAACGCCGCCCGAATCCTCTCCTTCTCTCCCATCCATGGCTGATCTCTTGCTTCAAGGTATTCCTCCCAAAATCACCACATCTATATAAATCTATACATGCGTCTGTAAATCAATTGAATTTTGATCTGCTGAAATCTCGTTTCACAAGGATGTTCGAATCTGATGGAGAATCGCGGAGGTCGCTTCCAAACTCCTCCGGTGTTCCAAAGCGGAGTAGGAAAACCAGTTACGGTGAAGCACTCTTCCATAACAAAAGCATTATCTATTCTTGGCGAGGAAGCTGATGCCTTTGCTAGTTCTGGTAGTCCGTGCTCTTCTCCATCTtctgatttctctctttctttctttctttttttcccctaGGGTCCATCTTGTGATTTGGTATTTATAGGTGATAGAACAGGTCACTGCTTTGAGTATTCACATATTCGATCCAGTGCAAGACGAGTTGGGATTTTTATCGGTTATGGATCAAACTTAACTTGCTGAGTTAAATTTATCATGTTGATTCTGCATTTTTCATGACTGACCCAAATCACCTCTAGCGATATAAATCCATGCATATTGTCCTCTGTTAGGTGCATATTTGGTTCTAATTAACACAGAAATTTAACTCAAATATTTTGCAGGACAATTGTGTAATAGAAGTGATGATGGATGCAGTTTATCTAATTCAATGTTCCGCACAGGCTCTGGGAAAAAGGTTAATATATCTTCAACTGGTCTTGTTCGAGCAAATACATTGTTAGGACTGGAAGAAGGTAATGATCCAACTTTTTCGAGTCTCAAGGATTCAAAGAATCTGTTGGTTTCTGATGAATCTTTGGGATGGCGAAAGTCATCTCATCCTGAAACAAGAGAGGGAGTCAACACCAGAACTTACAAGGATGCTACAGCCACAATTTCTAATTTCAATTCTAAGACTAGTTCATTACAACGAGATTTAGAAAGGGAGACTATTTCAGGTCTCATGCATACTGCTACTAAGTGCCCTCCAATCAAGTTTAATACTGCTGGTGGGAGATCTATATCAGTTTCAAGTGACGCTCTGCAACGGGCAAGGAGCCTTCTTGGTAACCTGGTAGGAGAGACTTTCTTTAATGAAGAGGATGAAAATAATCCAGGTCCCCCATATTCCAAAGAAACCAGACTGGCCAACAGCAATTCTAGTAAAGAAAATACCCAAATTTCTCCCACTTGCCATCAAGAAATAGCAAAAAGCATGCATGTATCAAAGAGTTTTGTGTCTCCTCTTCGGTCATATTCCAGTCGAATCCAATCATTAATTACATCAGAGAATGCAGATTCAGGTACCAACTTGATCAAGAAATTTGATGCAGAGGACTATGACAACACTTCTAAGATGCCTGATAACACACTTTGCCAGCAAAGGCCTCCAAGTGGCAGGTCTTCTCCACATGTAATAATTAGAAATTCTTTACAACATGATGGTAGTTTGATAAATAACCCACGAGGAAGTTCATTAGGTGGCCCGTTGGTTGATATTTCAAATAAACTTGGATTGCATATGGATAGCAAATTAACTACTGGTGAGAAGAGGAGACTTGGAAGGAGTTCAATCTCTCCATTCAAAAGGCCCCGCAATTCCAGATTTGTCACCCCTCTGAACAATGTCTTGCCTGCTTCTAGTGGTAATTTTGGAGGTCTTTGGATAACCCTTCCATTTGCCACTTATTATtgttatcatcatcatcatctttatcaGTTATCTTCGTTGCCATGTTATCgttattttgttattcttaCACATCTAAGACATTTATTTAACTAAGGTTATCCACTTTGGCACATCTAAAACAATTATTTAACTAGGGCTACCCAGTTCTGCACATGGAGAACCCTGTGGCAGCAGAAGAGTTTCTGCCCATTACCCTTTCCAGGGTCCACGAAAATATGTGAAAGAATACTTTGAAATTCCACCATTCCACCTGAACACGGTACATATATTGTAAGTGCTGTTATTAATCACTTAGCTATAATTTTTCCTCTGGCCACTGAAATGTTTTTATggttcattttcaaattcagaAACAACTTCCAGATAATATAAGAAGGATGAATCCAGAAAATGCAGAAAAATACAAGTTTCATAATGGATGTGGTTTAGAGCTAGGAGCAGAAGCTTTCTACCATATGTTGGCTGAGTCTGGAGCTTCTATACAACATGCTTCTAAAGAGTACTGTGTTTTACCCTCTTATTTTTGACTTATAACAATTGTGGAGGCATCaccattatttttcatttttcaattcgTAGCACTCGCAACATTGTAGAAATTGATTCTTTCTATAGGGGAAATTTTACTGATAACCTTATACTTGGAAAATGATTCCTGGgattgtatttttataaatactgAGGTCCTTATACGTGTTATTTTGACTGGTACAGTAGTTCAAAGCAAATCTTCTGTTAAATATAGTTTGTTTTGTAAAATTGATAAGGCATATTTTAATTCGTCTTCTATTGCATGGTGTAGAAGCCCTGCTCAGTGCTTGGCACCATCTATTCGGTTTGGTAAATGAGTTGCTACATCTTATTTGATGTGCACCAATGGGTACAAATTGCATGTGCTTGTAATCCAAGATGTACCCATTGGTTTTTGTGTAGTCAGTGATATATTGATTGGTGCTCTGAGGTTGTCCTGATCATGCATGATATGCAGTGATTTGATCCCAATATTGTATTAATTTCTTTAGGTGGGTTGAGAATCATTACAAGTGGATTGTTTGGAAACTTGCATGTTATGAGAGATGGTATCCCTCTAAATCTTCTGGGAAGTTATTGACAGTTCCTAATGTACTTGAAGAATTAAAATACAGgtatttacattttttcttttgtatatcAGTTCTTCACCCTCATAAATCCATGATCTAGTTTCCAGATTTATTTTCTTAGATATGAGAGAGAAGTAAATCATGGTCATCGGTCCGcaattaagagaattttagaAGGAGATCAACCACCTTCTTCCATGTTGATACTGTGTATATCATCTATTTGTTCAAAGGGTGCGGAAAGTGGTGTGGCTACAAAAGTAGAATTAACTGATGGGTGgtaaggagatatatatatatattttaaatacttcTGCTATAAATTTAAGTTGGGTTTGTTAGTGATGATAGTTTCAACAGGTACTCAATTGATGGTCTTTTAGATGTATTGCTATCAAAGAAGTTGGCTACTGGCAAACTGTTTACTGGCCAGAAACTAAgggtattttctttcttctgctGCTTCTATTTCTCCTATTGACTAGATATCCTTGGTCTGAAGTTCTTATTTCTTGAGCACACTATTGCATCTGAAGATCTGGGGAGCTGGATTATCTGGCTGGGTTGGGCCTATTTCACCTCTCAAGGTGATTGCTCGGTCTAAGTTGCTATACTAGTCAAAAGGATAAACCATCATACCTATGGGTTTCATTTCATCATGTTTTTGCTTCAATGCCAGGCATCAAACACGGTTAGTCTTCTTCTGCACATCAATGGGACATACAGAGCTCATTGGGCTGATCGTTTGGGGTTATGTAAGCGTTTAAGTAATTGTGAGAAATTGTTGTCCATTTGCACATAATATTTTGTGATAGCATATTTTCAGTTTCCTAGTTCATATTTTTCAGCAGAACATTTTCAGTTTCCCTGCTCACACTAGTTCTCTGATCTTTAGGTAAGAATGTTGGTACTCCATTAGCCTTTAGATGCATCAAGGGCATGGGCGGTCCAGTTCCTAGAACATTAGTTGGAGTCACACGGGTATACCCTGTTCTCTACAGGGAGAGGTAATCTGAAATTAGGATGATTTTACTTGAAGCTTGTCCTATGTTTTCAACATGACAGCAACTATGTTTGTCTCTTGTCCAGGTTAAGTAATGGTGGATTTATTGTGAGATCAGAGAGGATGGAAGCTAGAATGATAGAGTCATACAACCAGAGGTGATTCTGTCCTACCATACAAGCTGACTGACAATTCTAAATTATTTGCCTTCTCAGAATTCATTTATGACTTTTACTATATTCATGATTACAAGCCTGTATATTTAAGTTTCTTTTTGGCTTTCAGCTCAAGGCTTTATAATCTTATATTTGTTTTCTCGGGCCTTCAGCCTTGAGGCTGAAACATAACTTGTCAGGAGTCCTTTCATGCAATCTGCAGGGCTGTTATTTAAGAGCCTTGCTGCCTTTAAGTTATCTGCGGAACCTCACATAATACTTGGGATTCTGTTTCTTAGAAGCAGTACTCCCCATGGTCAGTGTAATGTTCCTATTGTACCTCAAACCACCTTGAGTTATTCAAAAATGCTCGTTGATAATGGTTGCATGTCTTCATTTGTCgaaatgtaaatggaaaattaGGTTTTGGAGGAATCCGATTAAGTTGCTGTTATATCTTCATGTCTCCCTTATAGTTGttccttttaaattataaaaccaTCTTTGGCGGCTTTGATGCATTTGTCCTCTTGGTAATCTAGTTTactccaaattttatttttgaggcTGTTTCTTGTGGCCAGTAGCTCCCCATCGTCTGGAAACATATTGCGCAAACTTGGTTTTCCAATACTGTTTAGGTTGACTAACAGATGCTGAAATTGAGTAAATAAAGGGTAACTTATCAGGCCTGCGCTTTTGCATCATTTCATAAGCAGTTTACACTTATTAGCctttataaaaatcaaataaatgatTTAAAGATCCGTGGTTGAGCAgcataagatataaataaacattctgtGGTTTTGTTTGGTTaggttctctttgaaattctgaatcaaataaaatgatgtTCTTCCTGTATAATGAAATCCTCAATATCCAATACTAAAAGGAGATTGTTTTCCTTGTTCATTTAGATGAAGTAATCAATAAACTTCTGGTTCCATAAGATTGCATGGTATACATATGTTATTTAGTCCATTAAATTGGTTCATTGGATGGTTGGTTTCTTTCTCGTAGGCGCTCAGTCATTGCAGAGGGAATTGCATCTGATTTTCAAAGGGAAATAAAAGAATCTTGTATTATTAATGACAATGATAGTGAAGAAGGGGCTAAACTATTAAAGATACTGGAGAGAACTGCTGAACCTGAAGTCTTAATGGCAGAGATGACTTCAGAGCAATTGACTTCTTTTGCTACTTATCAAGCAAAATTAGAGGTAGACTCGATGCTTCTGTTGCAGATTGGCTATATCTAGAATGAAGTTTTTAACCACATTAAGCATGGTTTCAGTCAATTAGACAGTCAGACATGCAGAACTCAATTGAGAAGGCTCTCAAAGATGCAGGCCTAAGTGCAAGAGACATCACCCCATTTATGAGGGTGAGAGTGGTTGAGTTAACTCGTAAAGACTGCCCAACAAACTGCTGCCCGCGAAAAGGGTTAATAACAATCTGGAACCCGACTGAGAAGCAGGTGGCATTAACcaccttatttccataaattgcTTAATTGATTGTCCTACTGAATTGGTCTATCTACTGATTGATGTCACAGCAATTAGAGCTGGTTGAGGGGAAAGCATATGCTGTGACAGGGCTTATACCATTAGCATTAGGCACCGAGGCTGATACCCTTTTCTTGCAAGCAAGGGGATCGACGACCAGATGGGTGCCTTTATCTTCTTCAGCAACTCAACATATTGAGTAAGCCTCACttataaacaaaagaaaaaagagaaaaagaaacttCACTAAGCCTTTGCACGAGattttatttttggtaaaaatatatgttttgagACTCATCAAAATTACTATTGCCTTTCACAGGTTGTTCTTCACACCTCGCAAATCAGTTTCATTGTCACATTTGGGTGAGGTTCCTCTGTCAAGGTGAGCTTTTCATAACCCTCTGCTTTATCTCCATGTTCATGAGAACTTGTGTTTACAAAGTTTATACTGCATTTGTTCATCAGTGAATTTGATCTTGCTGCATTAGTTGTGTACGTGGGAGATGTATATTCAGATGCTCTCCAAAAGAAGCAGTGGGTGTTTGTCACAGATGGCTCAATATCAGAGTCACATTCAGAAGAGCCATCAAATTCTTTGCTTGCCATCAGTTTCTGGTCTCCACACACAGATTGTGATTCATATACTCCAATTAATCATAACCTTGTTGGATCAGTGGTGAGTACTTAACTGATGCCTGTGATGTCCTAGAAGCAATTTGGCTTGTTAATCTATTCACTCTTTATCTACTCATAGCAGATCATTCTTGATAGGACAACAGCAAAGTATGTACCTGTAAATGGGACAGATTTGAGTCGGAATTGCCAGATCTGGACCCAGATGTGACTTGATTACTTGATGGTCTCACTAGGCAGATCTGTCTAAGACCTGAATTCTGATCTGATTACCTGGAACCgatttaaatgttatatatatataatttatgcataatatatatttatataattttattatatatatttattttatgcatggtatatgtttatatagtatattatatgtGTTTAATTTATGCACATATATTTCTGTAATCTATtatctataatatattatgtattacgTTTAAATGGTTTTGGGCCGTAATTGTGTTAGAATTGGAGATTTATATCTCATTTATCATATATCCAAGTCTGGACTTAAGTTTGGGTAATCAAATTCATGTTTAATACTCGACCGGATTAAATGGATTGGAACTGGGTTGGATCAGGCATGGATCCAGTCTGTGGATAGGCCTTCCTGTACCTAGTGTAGTGGTCAAGTCCTGTTGGTTTTAGGCCTTTGTAAAGCTCAGTTTCTGTTGTTGGTAAAAGGTAGTTAGCAGGGTAAAAGCTAAGTGTATCTTAATTGTTGGGCATTTTGTGTGTGCATACTTTTTACAGTTGCTTTAACTTTCTTGACAAACATATTGATTCATAGTTTGTAGTGGTTCTTTAGTTTGACATGGTTACAAGTAGCTGCAATCATGTTTCATTTAAATGACTACAGTATTCATTTCACGAGTTCCAATCTGACTGTAGCTTCTGGTACACAAATAAAGATGTGAAAACTCCATAGTGAAGGACCAACAGCGTTAATTTTCTCTGCAGGTTGGGTTCTGTAATCTCATAAAAAGAGCCAAAGACCAAGTCAATCATCTCTGGGTGGCAGAAACAACAGAAAATTCAACCTATTTCTTAAGTTCTGATCTTGTGCATTATTTTCACTTAAAAGATGCTTCTGCTTCTGTTGAAAGATGGGCAAAGATCTCAGGCTTGGTATGGATTGATTCTGAAGTCTTACATGTTAAAATTAGTCTTGCCATGCTTGTGTGATATGTTTGGCTTATATAATCTTGTTCCTTTTTATTCAGACAATTGAGAAGCTTAGACGGAAGGTTTTGACCATTGTTGATAAATGATGAAAGCTAAAGCGATAAATTGATATGTaagtttctttttcctttctcagAAATCTTATGCGTTATCTTTGACATCAATTGCATTCTATCTGTCAGTCGTAGTTTCTTAGAGGCAAAATTTAAGTGTTTAAACTTGTTTGGTAATTGGTACCTTAGGTGATTCAGCTCTACATTTTCGTCCAGTTAATCTTGTAGTTTATTTCTCCAGTTTCTTGTATAGTGAGTGCGATAGACACGTACTTGACAATTGAATTCATATTCTTTGCCGCAATGCGTTCCTTTTACTGGCAGGACGCTAGGAATGGAGATTTGCTccacatttttaaatttgaacatGTATAACATCTAAACTTCAGTCTTCTTTTCTTAGTAGAAGCAGTTCCATACAAAGTTGGAGCTCGGTGGTTTCTCATGCAAGTCCCTGGAACTGGGTGAAAAGAGGGCTCATTGTCAAAGAAAAATGGTCACATCGGCGTTCCCTCGATTGAGAGTTTCAGCCTTGTGCCATGTATATGTCGCTTAATTAGCTGATGGAAGGATATATGATATGATGTTGGGTGGAGTCCATGGGCATTGTAAGGTTTGTCCTGAGTGAGATTGGCTTGCAGAATTTTTCTTCCGTATTTGTTTGCGTTTTGGGTTGTGAGTGGGGGCTGATCTGATGATCTAATTTAATTGAAGCCTTTGCATGGCCCTATACCTATAGGTTTGCCCCAGTGTTAAATTTCACTCACTATACAGACTGCAGGATGAAGAAAGGATTTTTGTGGACATTTCGATGTTGAAGGACAGCAAGTCAATTAACTAGAAATTGGGTACACGAATACGATACATTGATTTTGTAAGGGAAAGTCCTGTGCTTAAAAAAGTCCATGATGAATCACTTGAAAGGGAACTCGGCCCAATGTTAAAAACCAACCACACGTGGATCAATGCAAAGATTAATggattttaaaacatttttaaaatcagAACATACATCATAGCAATGGAAAGCAAAAGTGAAAATAATTCTTGTAAGACTTGGTATAAATCATTCATATGCATCTGTAAGGAATTGCCAATTGTGTAGAGATTTGATTTTGTCTGATTTCAATTCGTAGAGTTGCAAGCGTGATCTCTTCTAAGTTGGTTCACACGATTGATTCTTTCACGAACATTTCAGTTgtgctagcaaccctagacGCCTTTTGAGAggcatgaaattttttttcatctttttcaattttttaagcggcatataaatagaatttaagAACCCTAATCGTGCCTTGAAAAAACCCTACTTTAGGCTTGGtccttaatcacattgggctgactttctcttttttaattattgaatgaGTTCAATTTAAGTGTGTAACCTCTTAAGTCtaccattagactagatgtagggccaattttATTGGGCTATATCAAGAtccaacttattagattaattaaattctttaattaaa is a window encoding:
- the LOC127787951 gene encoding protein BREAST CANCER SUSCEPTIBILITY 2 homolog B-like isoform X2, with amino-acid sequence MSTWQIFSDADNNFRWEASDQRFNMEPKTPPESSPSLPSMADLLLQGCSNLMENRGGRFQTPPVFQSGVGKPVTVKHSSITKALSILGEEADAFASSGQLCNRSDDGCSLSNSMFRTGSGKKVNISSTGLVRANTLLGLEEGNDPTFSSLKDSKNLLVSDESLGWRKSSHPETREGVNTRTYKDATATISNFNSKTSSLQRDLERETISGLMHTATKCPPIKFNTAGGRSISVSSDALQRARSLLGNLVGETFFNEEDENNPGPPYSKETRLANSNSSKENTQISPTCHQEIAKSMHVSKSFVSPLRSYSSRIQSLITSENADSGTNLIKKFDAEDYDNTSKMPDNTLCQQRPPSGRSSPHVIIRNSLQHDGSLINNPRGSSLGGPLVDISNKLGLHMDSKLTTGEKRRLGRSSISPFKRPRNSRFVTPLNNVLPASSGLPSSAHGEPCGSRRVSAHYPFQGPRKYVKEYFEIPPFHLNTKQLPDNIRRMNPENAEKYKFHNGCGLELGAEAFYHMLAESGASIQHASKEWVENHYKWIVWKLACYERWYPSKSSGKLLTVPNVLEELKYRYEREVNHGHRSAIKRILEGDQPPSSMLILCISSICSKGAESGVATKVELTDGWYSIDGLLDVLLSKKLATGKLFTGQKLRIWGAGLSGWVGPISPLKASNTVSLLLHINGTYRAHWADRLGLCKNVGTPLAFRCIKGMGGPVPRTLVGVTRVYPVLYRERLSNGGFIVRSERMEARMIESYNQRRSVIAEGIASDFQREIKESCIINDNDSEEGAKLLKILERTAEPEVLMAEMTSEQLTSFATYQAKLESIRQSDMQNSIEKALKDAGLSARDITPFMRVRVVELTRKDCPTNCCPRKGLITIWNPTEKQQLELVEGKAYAVTGLIPLALGTEADTLFLQARGSTTRWVPLSSSATQHIELFFTPRKSVSLSHLGEVPLSSEFDLAALVVYVGDVYSDALQKKQWVFVTDGSISESHSEEPSNSLLAISFWSPHTDCDSYTPINHNLVGSVVGFCNLIKRAKDQVNHLWVAETTENSTYFLSSDLVHYFHLKDASASVERWAKISGLTIEKLRRKVLTIVDK